In Halopiger aswanensis, the DNA window GCGGCGCTCGTCTATCCGCGTCGCGTCGTCGAGCGTCCGCGCCAGCGCCTTGAACAGCGCCTCGACCTCGTGGTGGGCGTTCTCGCCCGTCACCTCGAGGTGCAGCGTCAGTCCGGCGTTCATCGCCAGCGATTCGGCGAAGTGGCGGGCCATGTCGCTGGTGAACCCGCCGATCGAGTCCTGGGAGAACTCGCCGTCGAAGTAGAACCGCGGTCGGCCGCTGACGTCGACGACGGCGCCCGCGACGGCCTCGTCCAGCGGGACGCGCCGATCGGCGTAGCGGACGATCCCCGACCGATCGCCCAGCGCCTCGTCGACGGCCTGCCCGAGCGCGATCGCGACGTCCTCGACCGTGTGGTGGTCGTCGATCTCGAGGTCGCCGTCGCAGTCGACCTCGAGGTCGAACAGGCCGTGTTTGGCGACCGACTCGAGCATGTGATCGAAGAAGCCGATACCGGTGTCGACCGCGGCCGTTCCGTCCCCGTCGATCGTGATCGTACACTCGATGGCCGTCTCAGCCGTTTCGCGGGTTACGGTCGCCGTTCGCTCGCTCATGTCGGTCCGATCGGAGCGACGGTACAAGGGGATTGCGCTCGGCAGCGGTCGTCGGCCGCGCTCAAGGACCATCGAACCGACGCTCTCTGTTACCGATAGGGTACCACTGACCATTGGCGACCGCAGTCGTGTGTCCCCATTCTGATCGGTTACGATCCCAGTCCATTTTGGTGCCTCACTGTTCCCCTCGAGCGGACAGTCAGCCGAAAGCGAAGATACGGGATGAGAGAGTGTTTTAAAATTTTAGACGGAATCTCAAAGCGTTTCGAATAGTGATTCACTGCCGGCTAACGCGGTGAAACGAACCGAAACGACGCCAATGTTCGGCCCCTTATATGATGTCCGCAGTGAATGTCTGTCCTACGCAGAGGTGAACCGACGACGATGTCAAACCACTCCCCGCTCTCGAACGAATCGATCGGTCCGTCCAGCCCTGAGACGGACCGACACCGACGAGTCCTCCACTCGCTCAAAGGTCCCGCCCAGTTCCTCTCGTTCTGGGTTGCGATCGCCCTCCCCTTCATCCATCTCCCGTTGCTCGCACAGGGACTGGGCGATCCGAGCGTCACCTTCACGTTCTTCGCGTTGCTCGCGGGTAACGTGCTCGCGCTGTACGTCGGCCACGGCTACAATCAGTAGTCCACTCGGCCGCGTGCGGTGGCGCTTGCCGATTCCGTCCTGTCGTCCGGCTCCGCCCTCCACACCTCCACGGCCCTCCACCGTTCGATTTCGTCGCCCTCCAGGACTCAGTCCGGTGTTCGCGGCCACCGACCGACGTACTCGTTGCGCCGTGTGACTCGAACCCACGGTCAGCGGATTTTGCCGTTACTGCGGCGCATATGTGCGTGGAGTAGTATGCATACTAAACATGAGCGACGACGCGAGCGACGGGACCGACGAGTCGGACTGTTCCGAGCGGGGGCTCGGAACACGAAGCGTCCACGCCGGACAGCACCCCGATCCCGAGACGGGGGCGATGGCGCCGCCGATCTACCAGACCACCTCCTACGTCTTCGACGACGCCGACACCGCCGCCGCCCGCTACGCCTTAGAGGACGACGGCTACATCTACTCGCGGATCAGCAACCCCACGGTCAACACCTTAGAGGAGCGCCTCGCCTCACTCGAGGGCGGCGCGGGCGCGGTCGCGACGGCCAGCGGGATGGCCGCGCTCGATTCGGCGACGCTCGTGCTCGCCGAGGCCGGCGACAACGTCGTCTGTTCGACCGACACCTACGGCGGGACGACGGCCTACTTCTCGAAGACCGCCTCGCGCCGCGACATCGAGGCGCGGTTCGTGCCGACCCTCGAGTACGACGCGTACGAGGACGCGATCGACGAGGACACCGCCTTCGTCCACGTCGAGACGATCGGCAACCCGTCGCTGGTGACGCCCGACTTCGAGCGCGTCGCGGCGATCGCCCACGACAACGGGGTCCCGCTCGTGGTCGACAACACGTTCGCGACGCCCGCCCTGTGTCGGCCCTTGGAGCACGGCGCGGACGTCGTCTGGGAGTCGACGACCAAGTGGCTCCACGGCTCCGGGACGACCGTCGGCGGCGTCCTCGTCGACGGCGGCTCCTTCGACTGGGGTGCACACGGCTACGACGAGATCGCCGGCCAGAACCACGCCTACCACGACGTCGATTTCTCGCGGGACTTCCCCGAGGCGCCGTTCGCCGAGACCGTCCGCTTCCGGTCGCTGCGCAGTTTGGGCAACCAGCAGTCCCCGTTCGACGCCTGGCAGACGCTGCAGGGACTCGAGTCGATGCCCCTGCGGGTCCAACGGCACTGCGAAAACGCCGCCGTCGTCGCGGACTACCTCGCAGACCACGCGGACGTCGCCTGGGTCACCTACCCGGGCCTCGAGAGCCATCCGACCCACGACAACGCCACTCGCTATCTGGACGATTTCGGCGGGATGGTCGCGTTCGGGCTTGAAGGCGGGTACGAGGCCGGCAAGGCGTTCTGCGAGAACGTCGAGGTCGCGCAGTTCCTCGCGAACATCGGCGACGCGAAGACGCTCGTCATCCACCCCGCGAGTACGACTCACGGGCAGCTTACACCCGAGGAACGCGAAGAGGCGGGTGTGACGGAAGATCTGATTCGGATGTCGGTCGGCATCGAGGATCCGACGGACATCCTCACCGATCTCGAGCAGGCGATCGAGGCAGCCACACGGGAGACGGCGGGTGACACACCGTGACGACCAAAAACACGGTCGACCTCGGGGCGTTCCAGTTCCTTTCGGGAGAGACGATCTCCTCGCTCGAGGTCGCCTACGAGACCTACGGCGAGTTCACCGGCGACAACGCGGTGTTGATCTGTCACGCCCTGACCGGCAGCGCACACGTCGCGCGACGACCCGACGCGGGCGGCGACACGGCGGGTCAGGCCCGCGCCTGGTGGGGCGACGTCGTCGGCCCCGGGAAGGCCATCGACACGACCGAGTACTTCGTCGTCTGTGCGAACGCCCCCGGCTCCTGTTACGGGACGACGGGCCCGGCCAGCGAGAACCCCGAGACGGGCGAGCCCTACGGCACCGACTTTCCGCCCGTAACGGTCGGGGATTGGACCCGCGCGCAGCGACAGCTGCTCGACGAACTCGGTGTCGGCCGCCTGCACGCCGTCGTCGGCGGCAGCGTCGGCGGGATGAACGTCTTGGACTGGCTGCGTCGCTACCCCGACGACGTGGACCGCGCCGGCGTCGTCGCCTCCGCCGCCCGCCTCGATCCGCAGTGTCTCGCGCTCGATACCGTCGCTCGGCGGGCGATCACCAGCGATCCGAACTGGAACGGCGGCCACTACTACGGCGGCCCGGAACCCGACGACGGCCTCGAGCGCGCGCGCCAGATCGGTC includes these proteins:
- the hisB gene encoding imidazoleglycerol-phosphate dehydratase HisB, giving the protein MSERTATVTRETAETAIECTITIDGDGTAAVDTGIGFFDHMLESVAKHGLFDLEVDCDGDLEIDDHHTVEDVAIALGQAVDEALGDRSGIVRYADRRVPLDEAVAGAVVDVSGRPRFYFDGEFSQDSIGGFTSDMARHFAESLAMNAGLTLHLEVTGENAHHEVEALFKALARTLDDATRIDERREGTPSTKGTLNE
- a CDS encoding O-acetylhomoserine aminocarboxypropyltransferase/cysteine synthase family protein encodes the protein MSDDASDGTDESDCSERGLGTRSVHAGQHPDPETGAMAPPIYQTTSYVFDDADTAAARYALEDDGYIYSRISNPTVNTLEERLASLEGGAGAVATASGMAALDSATLVLAEAGDNVVCSTDTYGGTTAYFSKTASRRDIEARFVPTLEYDAYEDAIDEDTAFVHVETIGNPSLVTPDFERVAAIAHDNGVPLVVDNTFATPALCRPLEHGADVVWESTTKWLHGSGTTVGGVLVDGGSFDWGAHGYDEIAGQNHAYHDVDFSRDFPEAPFAETVRFRSLRSLGNQQSPFDAWQTLQGLESMPLRVQRHCENAAVVADYLADHADVAWVTYPGLESHPTHDNATRYLDDFGGMVAFGLEGGYEAGKAFCENVEVAQFLANIGDAKTLVIHPASTTHGQLTPEEREEAGVTEDLIRMSVGIEDPTDILTDLEQAIEAATRETAGDTP
- the metX gene encoding homoserine O-acetyltransferase MetX, with the translated sequence MTTKNTVDLGAFQFLSGETISSLEVAYETYGEFTGDNAVLICHALTGSAHVARRPDAGGDTAGQARAWWGDVVGPGKAIDTTEYFVVCANAPGSCYGTTGPASENPETGEPYGTDFPPVTVGDWTRAQRQLLDELGVGRLHAVVGGSVGGMNVLDWLRRYPDDVDRAGVVASAARLDPQCLALDTVARRAITSDPNWNGGHYYGGPEPDDGLERARQIGHIMYLSKASMARKFGRRSAGRETVREEPPDPAAAFFPYREVESYLDYQAEKFVDRFDANSYLYMTRAMDDFDLSAGYEGDADALAAFEGELLLLSFTGDWHFTVDQSETLADAAREADVDVAHHVIESDHGHDAFLVEPEKVGPPLSELLETGLAGRTITDTEAEPESADSDGFAPVHTSLFSK